From Pedobacter indicus, a single genomic window includes:
- a CDS encoding dihydrodipicolinate synthase family protein translates to MLNKKIEGLVAAPFTPFDEQGELNLEIIPSYYSSLKKNNVVGAFICGSTGEGVSLTFEEKIKVMTTWSSLTKHDEDFVLMMFLGGTNIKECQELARLSEAEGVDAISFTSPYYFKPANAKQLALCCAEVASAAPNTAFYYYHIPVLTGGNYPMIELLREVDGLIPSFKGIKYTHEDFMDFLSCLNFNNRKYDLLWGRDENMLASLAVGSKGAVGSTYNYAAPLYRDLIAAYEKGDLDKANALQQKSIDMITLLGKYGGIATGKAYMKLVNLDCGKFRLPVANMSEETFQEFKKNVDELGFASFKSER, encoded by the coding sequence ATGCTAAACAAAAAAATTGAAGGCTTAGTCGCTGCGCCATTTACGCCTTTCGACGAACAGGGAGAACTAAATCTTGAAATAATTCCTTCGTATTATTCTTCGCTTAAAAAGAACAATGTTGTAGGGGCTTTTATTTGCGGGTCAACTGGAGAAGGGGTGTCCCTTACGTTCGAAGAAAAAATCAAAGTCATGACCACTTGGAGTTCTTTAACCAAACACGATGAGGACTTTGTTCTTATGATGTTCCTAGGTGGCACAAACATCAAAGAATGTCAGGAGTTAGCGAGACTATCGGAAGCTGAAGGTGTAGACGCCATCTCTTTTACGTCACCCTATTATTTTAAGCCGGCCAATGCCAAACAGCTAGCTTTGTGCTGTGCCGAAGTAGCTTCGGCGGCGCCAAACACAGCTTTTTATTATTATCACATTCCAGTTTTAACGGGTGGCAATTATCCGATGATCGAACTTTTAAGGGAAGTCGATGGCCTAATTCCAAGTTTTAAAGGAATAAAATACACGCATGAGGACTTTATGGACTTCCTATCATGTTTGAATTTTAATAACCGGAAATACGACCTCTTATGGGGGCGTGACGAAAACATGCTGGCATCTTTAGCTGTGGGAAGTAAAGGTGCAGTAGGAAGTACATATAACTATGCAGCACCGCTTTATCGCGATCTCATAGCGGCTTATGAAAAGGGAGATTTAGATAAAGCAAATGCCTTGCAGCAAAAATCAATCGATATGATCACATTGCTCGGAAAGTACGGTGGTATTGCAACTGGAAAAGCTTATATGAAACTTGTGAATCTTGATTGTGGGAAATTCCGTTTACCAGTAGCTAATATGAGTGAAGAAACTTTTCAGGAATTTAAAAAAAATGTGGACGAACTTGGCTTTGCTTCTTTCAAATCTGAGAGATAA
- a CDS encoding GDSL-type esterase/lipase family protein, producing MVRLSIIIYILSLSFLYPASVWAQEKIKIAAIGDSVTEGLGLENPEKEAYPSVLQSILGDDYVVGNFGHSGATLLKKGHRPYVETPQFKEAINFKADVAVIHLGLNDTDPRNFPNYRDEFVSNYLWLIDTLKTNNPDIQIFIANLSPIFTGHPRFSSSTFTWYHAVRELISQVANVSQLPVIDLYAALHNRPDLITDIPTLHPNKQGAAMIAKTVYQHITGNFGGLQLPSVFGEHMVVQRDKPFQVWGIANAKTAVQVTWEGQTQETITGVNGRWILTFPAPKLNAKPQPLIIKNDGQELIFSDVLVGDVWLAAGQSNMEFQLNGALRGDSLASLAATRQNVRLLQFNSYARTDNFVWDSVMLRKANDLSFFTGEWTQNNKENALNFSAVAYSFASEIAKQQNIPVGIINIAVGGSPQLAWLPRLSLEKNPDFVQSLHPWRESDYLMGWCRMRANRNLELTDSPFQQHPYAPAYIYEAGVANLVPFALSGMIWYQGESDAENVELYSRLFPYFVEELRTQWHDNFPFYYVQLSSIERPSWPFFRDEQRRLLDIVPNSGMAVTSDIGHAQDVHPREKLEVGRRLAQWAFQQHYRQDITPSGPLFSGYNMRGEAIEISFDYGHGLKTSDGKALQGFALQMMDGRILQAEASIQNDQVFIKTLPNKKISAIVYGWEPVSAGNLVNHAGLPASTFRISLKQ from the coding sequence ATGGTACGATTAAGTATAATAATTTATATTTTATCGCTTTCTTTCCTCTACCCCGCTTCCGTATGGGCTCAGGAAAAGATTAAAATAGCGGCAATTGGTGACTCTGTTACTGAGGGTCTCGGTCTCGAAAACCCCGAAAAAGAAGCCTATCCTTCGGTTTTACAGAGTATACTTGGAGATGATTACGTAGTAGGTAATTTCGGTCACAGCGGCGCGACATTATTGAAAAAAGGACACAGACCTTATGTCGAAACCCCACAATTTAAGGAGGCAATCAATTTTAAGGCTGATGTCGCCGTAATCCATCTAGGTCTGAACGATACCGACCCGCGTAACTTTCCAAATTATCGTGATGAGTTTGTTTCCAATTACCTCTGGCTGATTGATACACTAAAAACAAACAATCCCGATATACAAATATTTATAGCGAACCTATCGCCAATCTTTACAGGTCACCCGCGATTTTCATCAAGTACATTTACTTGGTACCATGCGGTTCGAGAGCTTATCAGTCAAGTCGCCAACGTAAGTCAATTGCCGGTCATTGACTTGTATGCCGCGCTTCACAACAGACCTGATCTGATTACGGACATCCCTACTCTGCATCCAAATAAACAAGGTGCAGCGATGATAGCCAAGACCGTGTACCAGCATATTACTGGAAATTTTGGAGGATTACAACTCCCTTCTGTTTTCGGAGAACATATGGTCGTTCAACGAGATAAACCATTCCAGGTATGGGGAATTGCCAATGCGAAGACAGCTGTTCAGGTAACGTGGGAAGGACAAACCCAGGAAACTATTACTGGGGTTAATGGCCGATGGATATTAACATTTCCCGCTCCAAAATTAAACGCAAAACCTCAGCCTTTAATCATTAAAAATGATGGGCAGGAATTGATATTTTCAGACGTGTTAGTTGGCGATGTATGGCTCGCAGCAGGTCAGTCGAACATGGAGTTCCAATTAAACGGTGCTTTGCGAGGAGACAGTCTGGCCAGCCTTGCTGCTACAAGACAGAATGTTCGACTTCTGCAATTCAATTCCTATGCTCGAACCGACAATTTTGTATGGGATTCCGTCATGCTAAGAAAAGCAAATGACCTAAGCTTCTTCACAGGTGAATGGACGCAAAACAACAAGGAAAATGCACTGAACTTTTCAGCAGTAGCTTATTCGTTCGCCTCTGAAATTGCTAAACAACAGAACATCCCTGTTGGCATTATCAACATCGCTGTAGGCGGTTCACCACAGCTAGCTTGGTTGCCACGCCTCTCCCTTGAAAAAAACCCGGACTTTGTTCAGTCGCTCCACCCTTGGCGCGAAAGTGATTATCTGATGGGTTGGTGCAGAATGCGTGCAAATCGGAATTTAGAACTGACTGACTCACCTTTTCAACAACACCCTTATGCTCCGGCTTATATTTACGAAGCGGGCGTTGCTAACCTGGTGCCCTTCGCACTTAGTGGGATGATCTGGTATCAGGGAGAAAGCGATGCGGAAAATGTAGAATTGTATAGCCGTCTTTTCCCGTATTTTGTTGAAGAGCTTCGAACCCAATGGCATGACAACTTTCCCTTCTATTATGTCCAACTATCAAGCATTGAACGCCCTTCGTGGCCATTTTTTAGAGACGAGCAGCGACGGCTATTAGATATTGTACCCAACAGCGGGATGGCTGTAACCAGCGATATTGGTCACGCACAGGATGTACATCCACGTGAAAAACTGGAGGTAGGTCGCCGTTTGGCACAATGGGCATTTCAGCAACATTACAGACAAGACATTACACCTTCCGGTCCTCTATTCAGCGGCTATAATATGAGGGGTGAAGCGATTGAAATATCTTTCGACTATGGTCACGGTTTAAAAACATCAGATGGCAAAGCCCTGCAAGGCTTTGCCCTGCAAATGATGGATGGACGGATCCTTCAGGCTGAAGCGTCTATTCAAAACGATCAAGTCTTTATAAAGACTTTACCCAATAAAAAGATAAGCGCAATTGTTTATGGCTGGGAGCCAGTTAGCGCCGGCAACCTAGTTAATCATGCTGGGTTACCAGCTAGCACGTTTCGTATATCGTTAAAACAGTAA
- a CDS encoding nitroreductase family protein: protein MELLDALQWRYATKKMNGKPVSQEKVDMILKAAHLAPTSSGLQPFEIIVVTNPALKDKIKAVANGQSQITDSSHVLIFAAWDRYTEERINTVFKYMNTERGVPDSQTDAYRTSLINAYTTQTAEQNFEHAARQAYIAFGTAIAAAAGLQVDATPMEGFDNAALDSLLGLNEKGLKSVTLLPLGYRDEENDWLFKLKKVRKPKEEFITELA from the coding sequence ATGGAATTATTAGACGCACTACAATGGCGCTATGCCACGAAAAAAATGAACGGCAAACCCGTTTCACAAGAAAAAGTAGATATGATATTAAAAGCAGCTCATCTGGCACCTACGTCATCAGGGCTTCAACCATTTGAAATCATTGTTGTTACTAATCCAGCGCTTAAAGACAAAATTAAAGCGGTAGCTAACGGGCAGAGCCAGATCACAGACAGCTCTCATGTACTAATTTTTGCAGCTTGGGATCGATATACTGAAGAAAGAATCAATACAGTATTTAAATACATGAATACCGAACGTGGGGTGCCGGATTCGCAAACCGATGCTTACAGAACAAGTTTGATAAATGCTTATACCACCCAAACCGCAGAGCAGAATTTCGAGCACGCTGCTCGTCAAGCTTACATAGCTTTCGGAACGGCAATAGCCGCCGCCGCTGGACTTCAGGTTGACGCCACACCAATGGAGGGTTTTGATAATGCAGCCTTAGACTCCCTGTTAGGTTTAAATGAGAAGGGACTAAAAAGTGTTACCCTCCTGCCGTTGGGTTATCGTGATGAGGAAAATGACTGGCTCTTCAAATTAAAAAAGGTTCGTAAACCCAAAGAAGAGTTTATCACCGAATTGGCATAA
- a CDS encoding FadR/GntR family transcriptional regulator, with amino-acid sequence MIDSKSSFAKLSGIDTSSLVDKVEQRIIDFIRQNSLKVGDVLPKELDLAEQLGVSRTVIREALLRLKTIGLIESKKHKGSVLRNPDVLGPLRKVFHPSILDRTTLKDMFEMRLALEVGMADFIVDRITEKDLHDLRQIANDIVSGDTADPWQVKDEIRFHGKLYEISGNKVLLELQELLIPIFQYVHQSGLLERPIVEGEFISHKELVEVLKKRDADLYRKAIRKHLNNHFARILHHIGV; translated from the coding sequence ATGATAGACTCAAAAAGTTCTTTTGCTAAGCTCAGTGGAATTGATACTTCAAGTTTGGTAGATAAAGTGGAACAGCGTATTATCGATTTTATTCGGCAGAATAGTCTCAAAGTTGGAGATGTTTTGCCCAAGGAATTAGATTTGGCAGAACAATTAGGCGTTAGTCGGACGGTAATCCGAGAAGCTTTGCTGCGATTGAAAACCATAGGTTTAATTGAGTCAAAAAAGCATAAGGGTTCTGTGCTCCGTAACCCTGATGTATTAGGTCCTTTAAGAAAAGTATTTCATCCGTCTATTTTAGATCGGACGACTTTAAAAGACATGTTTGAAATGCGTTTGGCACTCGAAGTGGGCATGGCGGATTTTATCGTTGATCGAATTACAGAGAAAGACCTGCATGATCTTCGGCAGATTGCCAACGATATTGTCTCGGGTGATACGGCAGATCCCTGGCAGGTTAAGGATGAGATCAGGTTTCACGGTAAGCTTTATGAAATATCCGGGAATAAAGTTTTGCTTGAACTGCAGGAATTGCTCATACCTATTTTCCAATATGTGCATCAAAGCGGACTATTAGAAAGGCCAATTGTTGAAGGGGAGTTTATTTCTCATAAAGAGCTTGTCGAGGTGCTGAAAAAGCGGGATGCAGATCTATATCGTAAAGCAATTCGCAAACACCTCAACAATCATTTCGCTCGTATTCTCCATCACATCGGGGTTTAG
- a CDS encoding AGE family epimerase/isomerase, with protein MDTQYIKSLRDFYKHQLLEDTAPFWFPRSYDNEYGGYLLMRDADGSLIDTDKAVWIQGRACWLLSTLYNTVEPRQEWLEGAKLGFEFLKDKCFNRDGKMYFHVDRQGNPIRMRRYFFSETFAVIAFAAYAKASGNEEAAKLARELFTTCLEYASGERAIEAKFEDTRPNKGIGIPMIMTNTAQQLRETIGDPRCDDAIESWINEIETYFVKDDIRCVMEQVAPDGSIIDHIDGRTLNPGHAIEGAWFILHEARHRGDDPKLIDLGCRMLDYMWERGWDQEHGGILYFRDVYNKPVQEYWQDMKFWWPQNEAIIATLLAYLITKDEKYRDMHRQIHDYAYQHFHDPKHGEWYGYLHRDGRIAQTAKGNLFKGPFHLPRQEWYCWSILNEYLNA; from the coding sequence ATGGATACTCAATATATCAAATCACTTCGTGATTTTTATAAACATCAATTGCTAGAGGATACCGCGCCGTTCTGGTTCCCAAGATCATATGATAACGAATATGGCGGATACCTCCTGATGCGCGATGCCGATGGCAGCCTGATTGACACAGACAAAGCTGTCTGGATCCAAGGGCGCGCTTGTTGGTTGTTGTCAACGCTCTACAATACTGTTGAGCCTAGACAAGAATGGCTGGAGGGCGCGAAGCTAGGTTTCGAGTTTCTTAAAGACAAATGCTTTAATCGAGACGGAAAGATGTATTTTCATGTCGACCGACAAGGTAATCCAATCCGAATGCGCCGTTACTTTTTTTCCGAGACTTTCGCCGTCATTGCTTTCGCCGCCTATGCGAAAGCATCTGGAAACGAGGAAGCAGCGAAACTCGCCAGAGAGCTTTTCACAACTTGTCTTGAATATGCTTCAGGCGAACGAGCGATAGAAGCGAAGTTTGAAGATACGCGACCTAACAAAGGTATTGGCATCCCGATGATTATGACCAATACTGCGCAGCAACTTCGTGAAACCATAGGAGATCCACGTTGTGACGATGCGATCGAATCATGGATTAACGAAATTGAAACCTATTTTGTAAAGGACGACATCCGCTGCGTTATGGAACAAGTTGCACCGGATGGTAGTATTATAGATCATATTGATGGTAGAACACTCAATCCCGGACACGCCATTGAAGGAGCATGGTTTATCTTGCATGAAGCACGTCACCGCGGCGATGACCCTAAACTAATCGATCTTGGATGCCGTATGCTAGATTATATGTGGGAACGGGGTTGGGATCAAGAGCATGGTGGCATTTTATATTTCAGAGACGTATACAATAAACCGGTTCAGGAATATTGGCAAGATATGAAGTTTTGGTGGCCACAAAATGAAGCAATTATCGCAACACTACTGGCCTACCTTATAACAAAAGATGAAAAGTACCGCGATATGCACCGCCAGATTCATGATTATGCATATCAGCATTTTCATGACCCGAAACACGGCGAATGGTATGGTTATTTGCATCGTGACGGGCGGATTGCACAGACTGCAAAGGGCAACCTGTTTAAAGGTCCCTTTCATTTACCCAGACAGGAATGGTATTGTTGGTCAATTTTAAACGAATATCTAAATGCGTAG
- a CDS encoding nuclear transport factor 2 family protein → MKMTKIKIKTDCGNSPKREFLKKFNIAFPDGDTDFIIQHISENIRWEMVGHKTLTGKDEILKELDEGKKLAMAEFELSTIITHGKEGSASGQFTLENGKTFAFCDVYKFKGTKSIIEEMQSFVIETK, encoded by the coding sequence ATGAAAATGACAAAAATTAAAATTAAAACGGACTGTGGAAACTCTCCGAAGCGAGAATTTTTAAAAAAATTTAACATTGCCTTCCCTGACGGGGATACCGATTTTATTATTCAGCATATATCGGAGAATATCAGATGGGAAATGGTTGGCCATAAAACCCTGACGGGGAAAGACGAAATCCTTAAGGAACTGGATGAAGGAAAGAAATTAGCGATGGCAGAATTCGAACTGTCTACCATTATTACGCATGGGAAAGAGGGTTCTGCAAGTGGTCAGTTTACATTGGAAAATGGCAAGACGTTCGCTTTTTGTGACGTTTATAAATTCAAGGGCACGAAATCTATTATTGAGGAGATGCAATCATTTGTGATCGAGACAAAATAA
- a CDS encoding winged helix-turn-helix transcriptional regulator, which produces METINQNPVKNKTAASAGSATCKAYLCSVQDTLDILKGKWKISIISCLSFGKRRFLELQREVGGIGAKMLSKELQDLEANDLVLRKVCDTKPITVEYELTDYGRTLQNIIDEMEKWGKKHREKIQNECRGEKTSS; this is translated from the coding sequence ATGGAAACAATTAATCAGAACCCTGTTAAGAACAAGACGGCTGCAAGTGCGGGAAGCGCGACATGCAAAGCATATCTTTGTTCCGTACAAGATACCTTGGATATCTTAAAAGGGAAGTGGAAGATCTCAATAATTAGTTGCTTAAGCTTTGGCAAAAGAAGGTTTCTAGAATTACAGCGTGAGGTAGGGGGGATCGGCGCTAAAATGCTCTCCAAGGAGTTACAAGACCTCGAAGCAAATGATCTCGTTTTGCGAAAGGTCTGTGATACGAAACCGATAACGGTCGAGTACGAACTTACCGATTATGGAAGGACACTTCAGAACATCATTGATGAGATGGAAAAATGGGGGAAAAAGCACCGGGAAAAGATACAGAACGAATGCCGGGGAGAAAAAACATCTTCTTGA
- a CDS encoding MFS transporter: protein MLRNSKYYPWVVVALLWVVALLNYLDRQMLSTMREAMLVDIVELQTAEAFGMLMAIFLYIYGFMSPVAGAIADRVNRKWLIVISLFVWSAVTYAMGVVDNYNHLLVLRAIMGVSEALYIPAGLALIADYHTGKTRSLAIGIHMTGLYMGQALGGFGATVAAAYGWHTAFHWFGIAGIMYAFILSVLLYEKKQEELTTEGEKSASKIPFLKGLLSLFSMVAFWVILFYFAAPSLPGWATKNWLPTLFADNLNIPMAEAGPLSTITIAASSFFGVIIGGVLSDRWVLKNIRGRVYTSAIGLFLTIPSLILLGMGHTFIAVVGAAVLFGIGFGMFDANNMPILCQFVPRRLRATAYGFMNMVGVFAGAGVTQLLGKFKDDGHFGSGFTMLAVVVAIALVLQLMTLRPKVVDCVD from the coding sequence ATGCTAAGAAATAGTAAATATTACCCTTGGGTCGTCGTAGCTTTGCTATGGGTTGTCGCACTTCTAAACTATCTAGATCGCCAAATGCTTTCTACAATGCGGGAAGCGATGCTCGTTGATATCGTAGAACTGCAGACTGCTGAGGCTTTTGGGATGTTGATGGCTATTTTCCTCTATATTTATGGTTTTATGAGCCCTGTAGCTGGTGCCATAGCCGACCGGGTTAACAGAAAATGGCTCATTGTTATCAGCCTCTTCGTATGGTCTGCGGTAACCTATGCGATGGGCGTAGTGGATAACTATAATCATCTGCTTGTCTTACGTGCCATTATGGGTGTAAGCGAGGCGCTTTATATTCCTGCTGGACTGGCTCTTATTGCAGACTATCACACGGGGAAGACACGCTCTTTGGCAATCGGAATCCACATGACTGGACTTTATATGGGGCAAGCGCTTGGCGGATTCGGTGCAACAGTAGCAGCTGCTTACGGATGGCATACCGCCTTTCATTGGTTTGGGATTGCTGGGATCATGTACGCATTTATTTTAAGTGTTCTCCTGTATGAAAAGAAACAGGAAGAGCTGACAACAGAGGGAGAAAAGTCTGCATCAAAAATCCCTTTCTTAAAAGGTTTATTAAGCTTATTTTCAATGGTGGCTTTCTGGGTTATTTTGTTTTATTTCGCTGCACCTAGTTTGCCTGGTTGGGCAACCAAAAATTGGCTACCGACATTATTTGCCGATAACTTAAACATCCCCATGGCGGAAGCTGGTCCTCTATCGACCATCACCATAGCGGCTTCTTCATTTTTCGGTGTAATTATCGGAGGAGTTTTAAGTGACCGCTGGGTATTGAAGAATATCCGCGGACGAGTGTACACAAGTGCTATCGGTCTTTTCCTTACGATTCCGTCATTGATTTTATTAGGCATGGGACATACTTTTATAGCTGTCGTAGGAGCGGCTGTTTTGTTCGGGATCGGATTTGGTATGTTCGACGCCAACAATATGCCTATTTTATGTCAATTTGTCCCACGTCGGCTTCGTGCAACTGCATACGGGTTCATGAACATGGTAGGTGTATTTGCAGGTGCGGGCGTCACTCAGTTACTCGGGAAATTTAAAGATGACGGACACTTCGGAAGTGGTTTTACGATGCTAGCAGTTGTCGTAGCTATTGCTCTAGTACTACAATTAATGACATTACGCCCAAAAGTAGTAGATTGTGTTGATTAA